GATGATCGGATGGTCGACGACCGAGACCTGGAACGGGGTGGTCACGTGCGTGTCGTCCGGCCCCTCGAAGTTCGGTGGGTCGGTCGCGAACGGCGCTCCCTGCTCGCTGGCGTCGACGCCGACGAAGTCCTCGCTCGAGCTGGCCTCGATCTCCATCGTCGTCGTGTCGACGTAGTGGACTGCGACGACGTCGGCCGGGAGCCTGTCGTTGTCCTGTAAGGTGTTCAACTGCGCCTGTACCTCGCTGGTCGACCCCGACTCGAAGACCGGCAGCGCGGAGGTCATCCGGACGCTCTGTCGAGCCGACCCGAGCCACGCGTCGATCTGGTCGGCCTGAGTCGCCGAGGTCGCGCGCAAGTCGGACTCTACGTCGGACTCCAGTTCGTCTGAAGCCTGGACGCTCACCACGGCACCGACGGCGATGACGACGATCACCGCCAGCGCCAGCGCGAGTCCGAGGCGCAGGGCGTAACTGTCCCCGATAAACTCAGGAAGGAGAGATGATGTCTCAGAACTCATCGTTTCGATACTGGGCGTTCACGGATTAATAGATTCGCGCGCAGTTTTCAGCGGTGATAAGCGGATTCTGAAACGCGAACGTCTCCCGGAACGCCCTCCCCGTCGAGGGCCGATCCGTCGCCGTCAGAACCCATAGAACTGTGGGGGCGTCCCCCGGCGATTCGCGACGTGTCGGCTGTGCCAGACACGCCACCGAGTCGTCGGACACGTCGCCTCGCCGTTCGTACCGACGACGCTTCGTGTCCCGGCCCGCGTCAGCGGCGAAACGAGCGCCGCCGTCGGTATCCAGACTGGGTTTTATCCGCTGTCGGCCCGAGCTATCTCCTATGTCAGTCGACTTTGACTTCGACGGCAGCGTCGTACTGGTGACCGGCGTCGGCGGTGCTCTCGGTGGTGCCGTCGCTCGTGCGTTCGACGACGCCGGTGCGACGGTCTGTGGTGCCGACATCGTCGCTCCGGAGAGCGAGGACTTCCTGCTCGACGAGACGGAAGCAATCGACTACTACCAGGGCGATTTCACCGACGAGGACGACGTGGCCGACATCGTGGCCAGCGTGGTCGAAGAGCACGGCCGTCTCGACGCCCTCTGTAACATCGCCGGGACGTGGCGCGGCGGCGATCCGATCCACGAGACCGACGCCGACACGTTCGACTTCCTGTTCGACGTGAACCTCAAGACGATGTTTCTGGCGTCGAAACACGCCCTCCCGCACCTCCGGGAGAGTGAGGGTGCCGTCGTCTCGGTCTCGGCGCGCTCCTCGCTGGAGGGTGGGGCGGGCGACGGGATCTACCGCGCGACCAAGGCCGGCGTGCGACTCCTGACCGAGACGATCGCCGCCGAAAACGAGGGGGTCGTCCGGGCCAACGCGGTCATGCCGAGTGTCATCGACACGCCGATGAAC
Above is a genomic segment from Halomicrobium sp. LC1Hm containing:
- a CDS encoding SDR family oxidoreductase, with amino-acid sequence MSVDFDFDGSVVLVTGVGGALGGAVARAFDDAGATVCGADIVAPESEDFLLDETEAIDYYQGDFTDEDDVADIVASVVEEHGRLDALCNIAGTWRGGDPIHETDADTFDFLFDVNLKTMFLASKHALPHLRESEGAVVSVSARSSLEGGAGDGIYRATKAGVRLLTETIAAENEGVVRANAVMPSVIDTPMNREMMPDADFETWVDPDDIATMMLFLCSEGATVTSGAAVPVYGEA